From Drosophila nasuta strain 15112-1781.00 chromosome X, ASM2355853v1, whole genome shotgun sequence, one genomic window encodes:
- the LOC132795155 gene encoding putative leucine-rich repeat-containing protein DDB_G0290503 isoform X1, translating into METLTKNIDNSDEKNSITTMNRHEITPENRASVLATLMEDDTDSENSNNIFKTSELTPDDRASTFSNPPADPHRPIVVETLTKNINASDVQNSISTVKHHEITPENHASVLATLMEDDTDSENSNNIFKTSTSNLEHSSNIFKLSHYDDDKLERSALGRSLIYSCDSSTQSLKSSEKNKNIPDVNSTVVSKPSADPHRPIVIETLTNNIDNSDEKYSITTMIRHEISPEDRASVLATLMEDDTDFENSNNIFKTSTSYSEHVSNIFKLSHYDDGKLERSALGRSLIYSCDSSTQSLKSSEKNKNIPDVNSTVVSKPSADSDEKYSITTMIRHEISPEDRASVLATLMKGDTDSDTSNKISKSSELTSENKDDTDSKCSSKTFKLSDNDDHKLERSVSVRTLNYNCDSATESLKSSEGSSLALQTVLDTQRSERFQCFNVSVETMADKESSASNSQPLGDPSTGGNIDIWKKTTECCVSTLADLLEDDRYSESSTKSSDEDEEKQLKYSDTVSIVIIDDTESSDTELESPNRYETSITYPIEISYAESSLTSQSTSDSQQCQHISEDSCTSEALSTENDDKVVQENNESFMQQISTLDSILEEEEVSSKSVSGTTARSTIEEFHRSGNIQKSDGSSQIEQRKKEKADALVLCELSPRLALSAEKVKLQSCEEKLEDSILLDNPLAQSSMIQSDEMNRSLSAAKKQIDELKQLRQRNSEQYETCRERTRELDDQSILEMRTQLRATGNQLSIARAQIVKLKKQISETNDANVDRNTLEQYENIVVKSQQKVLTLQAQKDASELKLASQLAKAERDLELAQKNQELAKQQLEEIKAQVEKLKEEHHKEVGELQEQKGALETENKAYLKDISTHCESIKKFKRQVASLQADSIIRSRIQSEGKSAEEIEKLKSDLKKSQEQFKVFKEQLQKVSLEKKELQSDKAEADSIIRSRIQSEEMSVKGIEKLKDLNKSQEQFDVVQKELLKVSLEKKELQSEKAEGDSIIRSRIQSEENSAEEIEKLKRDLMKSQEQFEVVQKELLKVSLEKKKLQRDKDEADSIIRSRIQSEEKSAEEIEKLKRDLMKSQEQFEVVQKELLKVSLEKKELQSEKAERDSIIRSRIQSEENSAEEIEKLKRDLMKSQEQFEVVQKELLKVILEKKELQSDKNKTESEEKLAKEIEKLKDDLKKSQEQFDVVNHQSLKVSLEKKNLEDDKGKAETFKSHGFKSEVEDMEKIKFDLKESEKQLKMVEKKLLKVFLEKEKVQDDKVKAETILKSRIHNEEKSAEEIEKLKDDLKKSQDQFEVVQKELQEVSLKKKELQRDKDEADTIIRSKIQFAEKSAEEIAKFKADLKKSQDQFEVVQKELQKVSLEKKELQSYKAEADSIIRSRIQSEEKSAKEIEKLMDDLKKSQDQFEVLKEQLQKVSLEKKELQSDKDKADSIIRSRIQSEEKSAEEIEKLKRDLMKSQEQFEVVQKELLKVPLEKKELQSDKDEADSIIRSRIQSEEKSAEEIEKLKRDLMKSQEQFEVVQKELLKVSLEKKELQSDKDEADSIIRSRIQSEEKSAEEIEKLKRDLMKSQKQFEVVQKELLKVILEKKELQSEKAEGDSIIRSRIQSEENSAEEIETLKADLRKSQEQFKGVKEQLQKVSLGNVKMSVQCEKGKTEVFGASSGAALPNELKQLSLTKITKQLPNLQKELIKTRKQLESMSEQLTDLSGENQKLRLIKIDDIRESTEAVNELLEKMNVTQKEFEKVRQELPQSSEEISRWLLSIDADLQIELTKAKQQRNAMEKRLFEQRIENKKLKKQLRRFKVNERKTIEEQSKSRKNIDIWKKRAEFAREETQRTRDALLTQIHELHKDKDVLNGEKMAMEKKQKDREERILQLNEQLKKKSQQLNDSQQSNVSLSEIMERLQLDQSVRDQNEVKAKEDRMVIQHSLQSMTAALQVANSKLKKSQCEIQCMEEKTTELNLEIGGLNLNISQAKVRETALKESLEKTNQKVCELKEKIKYARAQREECEHSKSLIKMLNTDLNKLQSSYDKQHFSINTMLTRMQQLQNDCQTLQDQNQELQQYIDSANEREKTLCTSLATINKEFELERANNIALKIELETNQITLEQTRNHSKLLGDLQERYNALKSAANADEKENVEKIARLRNKLRKIDMLNDRYLKALNYWKSHAEDLKNEIECQKQKLSQANKFTQTVFSGCDPDNSC; encoded by the exons ATGGAAACGCTGACTAAAAACATCGATAATTCAGATGAGAAAAATTCTATTACCACTATGAACCGACACGAAATAACTCCTGAGAATCGTGCGTCTGTTTTGGCAACCTTAATGGAAGATGATACGGACTCTGAGAATTCGAACAACATCTTTAAAACTTCAGAACTTACTCCCGATGATCGTGCGTCTACTTTCTCTAACCCACCTGCAGATCCACATCGTCCTATTGTTGTGGAAACCCTGACTAAAAACATCAATGCTTCAGATGTTCAAAATTCTATTAGCACTGTGAAGCACCACGAAATAACTCCTGAGAATCATGCGTCTGTTTTGGCAACCTTAATGGAAGATGATACGGACTCTGAGAATTCGAACAACATCTTtaaaacttcaacttcaaacTTGGAGCATTCTAGCAACATCTTTAAATTATCCCATTACGACGATGACAAACTAGAACGTTCTGCTTTAGGAAGGAGTTTAATTTATAGTTGCGATTCGAGCACTCAGTCTTTGAAGAGCtctgaaaaaaacaaaaatatcccTGATGTTAACAGCACTGTTGTCTCAAAGCCATCTGCAGATCCACATCGTCCCATTGTTATTGAAACCCTGACTAACAACATCGATAATTCAGAtgaaaaatattctattaCCACTATGATCCGACACGAAATAAGTCCTGAGGATCGTGCGTCTGTTTTGGCTACCTTAATGGAAGATGATACGGACTTTGAGAATTCGAACAACATCTTTAAAACTTCAACTTCATACTCGGAGCATGTTAGCAACATCTTTAAATTATCCCATTACGACGATGGCAAACTAGAACGTTCTGCTTTAGGAAGGAGTTTAATTTATAGTTGCGATTCAAGCACTCAGTCTTTGAAGAGCtctgaaaaaaacaaaaatatcccTGATGTTAACAGCACTGTTGTCTCTAAGCCATCTGCAGATTCAGAtgaaaaatattctattaCCACTATGATCCGACACGAAATAAGTCCTGAGGATCGTGCGTCTGTTTTGGCAACCTTAATGAAAGGTGACACAGATTCAGACACCTCAAACAAAATCTCAAAATCATCAGAACTAACTTCCGAGAATAAAGATGATACAGACTCGAAGTGTTCTAGTAAAACCTTTAAGTTATCCGATAACGACGATCACAAACTAGAACGTTCCGTTTCAGTAAGGACATTAAATTACAACTGTGATTCGGCCACTGAATCTTTGAAGAGCTCTGAAGGAAGCTCTTTGGCCCTTCAAACAGTCTTGGATACACAACGATCAGAAAGATTCCAATGTTTTAATGTTTCAGTGGAGACTATGGCTGATAAAGAAAGCTCCGCTTCGAATTCACAACCCTTGGGGGATCCTTCGACAGGAGGCAATATTGATATCTGGAAAAAAACTACTGAGTGTTGTGTATCCACTTTGGCAGATTTATTGGAAGATGACAGATATTCTGAAAGTAGCACTAAATCAtcagatgaagatgaagagaAGCAGCTAAAATATTCCGACACAGTGTCAATTGTTATAATTGATGACACTGAAAGCAGCGATACAGAATTAGAATCGCCGAACAGATATGAAACATCTATAACTTATCCCATTGAGATTTCATATGCAGAGAGCTCTCTGACCTCTCAATCCACATCGGATTCACAGCAATGCCAACATATCTCAGAGGACTCTTGCACTTCCGAAGCATTATCGACCGAAAATGACGATAAA GTGGTACAAGAGAACAACGAAAGTTTTATGCAGCAAATATCAACTCTCGATTCCATTCTGGAAGAGGAGGAGGTGTCTTCCAAATCAGTAAGCGGAACAACTGCGCGCTCAACAATTGAGGAATTCCATCGCTCTG GAAATATACAGAAATCGGATGGATCGAGCCAAATAGagcaacgaaaaaaagaaaaggcagATGCCTTAGTTTTATGTGAATTGTCACCTCGTCTCGCGCTTTCCGCTGAGAAAGTGAAGTTGCAATCATGCGAAGAAAAACTTGAGGATTCAATATTACTCGATAATCCACTGGCTCAAAGCAGCATGATTCAGT CTGACGAAATGAATCGATCATTAAGTGCGGCCAAAAAGCAGATCGATGAACTGAAACAGCTACGACAGCGCAATTCTGAACAATATGAAACATGTCGAGAACGCACTAGAGAACTGGACGATCAATCAATTTTGGAAATGCGGACACAATTGCGAGCAACGGGAAATCAATTGAGCATTGCAAGGGCGCAAATTGTCAAACTGAAAAAGCAGATAAGCGAAACAAATGACGCTAATGTAGATAGAAATACTTTGGAgcaatatgaaaatattgtaGTCAAGTCGCAGCAAAAGGTGCTTACTTTACAGGCACAAAAAGATGCTTCTGAACTGAAGCTGGCATCGCAATTAGCCAAGGCCGAAAGAGATCTGGAATTGGCGCAAAAAAATCAAGAACTTGCCAAACAACAACTGGAAGAAATTAAAGCACAAGTGGAAAAACTGAAAGAGGAACACCACAAAGAAGTAGGAGAGCTGCAAGAGCAAAAGGGTGCGCTTGAAACCGAAAATAAGGCATATCTTAAAGATATCTCTACTCATTGCGAATCCATCAAGAAATTCAAGAGGCAGGTTGCAAGTCTGCAAGCAGATTCAATCATTAGAAGTAGAATTCAATCAGAAGGAAAGTCAGCTGAAGAAATTGAGAAATTGAAAAGTGATTTAAAGAAATCTCAAGAGCAGTTTAAAGTGTTTAAAgaacaattgcaaaaagtgTCACTGGAAAAGAAGGAACTGCAGAGTGACAAAGCTGAAGCAGATTCAATCATTAGAAGTAGAATTCAATCTGAAGAAATGTCAGTTAAGGGAATTGAGAAATtgaaagatttaaataaatctcaAGAGCAGTTCGATGTGGTTCAAAAAGAATTGCTAAAAGTGTCACTGGAAAAGAAGGAACTGCAGAGTGAGAAAGCTGAAGGAGATTCAATCATCAGAAGTAGAATTCAATCTGAAGAAAACTCGGCtgaagaaattgaaaaattgaaaagagatttAATGAAATCTCAAGAGCAGTTCGAAGTGGTTCAAAAAGAATTGCTAAAAGTGTCACTGGAAAAGAAGAAACTGCAGAGAGACAAAGATGAAGCAGATTCAATCATTAGGAGTAGAATTCAATCTGAAGAAAAGTCAGCtgaagaaattgaaaaattgaaaagggATTTAATGAAATCTCAAGAGCAGTTCGAAGTGGTTCAAAAAGAATTGCTAAAAGTGTCACTGGAAAAGAAGGAACTGCAGAGTGAGAAAGCTGAAAGAGATTCAATCATCAGAAGTAGAATTCAATCTGAAGAAAACTCGGCtgaagaaattgaaaaattgaaaagagatttAATGAAATCTCAAGAGCAGTTCGAAGTGGTTCAAAAAGAATTGCTAAAAGTGATACTGGAAAAGAAGGAACTGCAGAGTGACAAAAATAAGACAGAATCTGAAGAAAAGTTAGCTAAGGAAATTGAGAAATTGAAGGATGATTTGAAGAAATCTCAAGAGCAGTTCGATGTGGTTAATCATCAGTCGCTAAAAGTGTCACTGGAAAAGAAAAATCTGGAGGATGATAAAGGTAAGGCTGAAACATTCAAAAGCCATGGATTTAAATCAGAAGTTGAAGACATGGagaaaattaaattcgatTTAAAGGAATCTGAAAAGCAGTTGAAAATGgttgaaaaaaaattgctaaaagtCTTTTTAGAAAAGGAAAAAGTCCAGGATGATAAAGTTAAGGCTGAAACAATCCTCAAAAGTAGAATTCATAATGAAGAAAAGTCAGCTGAAGAAATTGAGAAATTGAAGGATGATTTAAAGAAATCTCAAGACCAATTCGAAGTGGTTCAAAAAGAATTGCAAGAAGTGTCACTGAAAAAGAAGGAACTGCAGAGAGACAAAGATGAAGCAGATACAATCATTAGaagtaaaattcaatttgctgaaAAGTCGGCTgaagaaattgcaaaatttaaagCAGATTTGAAGAAATCTCAAGACCAGTTCGAAGTGGTTCAGAAAGAATTGCAAAAAGTGTCGCTGGAAAAGAAGGAACTGCAGAGTTACAAAGCTGAAGCAGATTCAATCATTAGAAGTAGAATTCAATCTGAAGAAAAGTCAGCTAAGGAAATTGAGAAATTGATGGATGATTTAAAGAAATCTCAAGACCAGTTCGAAGTGCTTAAAgaacaattgcaaaaagtgTCACTGGAAAAGAAGGAACTGCAGAGTGACAAAGATAAAGCAGATTCAATAATTAGGAGTAGAATTCAATCTGAAGAAAAGTCAGCtgaagaaattgaaaaattgaaaagagatttAATGAAATCTCAAGAGCAGTTCGAAGTGGTTCAAAAAGAATTGCTAAAAGTGCCACTGGAAAAGAAGGAACTGCAGAGTGACAAAGATGAAGCAGATTCAATAATTAGGAGTAGAATTCAATCTGAAGAAAAGTCAGCtgaagaaattgaaaaattgaaaagagatttAATGAAATCTCAAGAGCAGTTCGAAGTGGTTCAAAAAGAATTGCTAAAAGTGTCACTGGAAAAGAAGGAACTGCAGAGTGACAAAGATGAAGCAGATTCAATAATTAGGAGTAGAATTCAATCTGAAGAAAAGTCAGCtgaagaaattgaaaaattgaaaagagatttAATGAAATCTCAAAAGCAGTTCGAAGTGGTTCAAAAAGAATTGCTAAAAGTGATACTGGAAAAGAAGGAACTGCAGAGTGAGAAAGCTGAAGGAGATTCAATCATTAGAAGTAGAATTCAATCTGAAGAAAACTCGGCTGAAGAAATTGAGACACTGAAAGCAGATTTAAGGAAATCTCAAGAGCAGTTTAAAGGGGTTAAAgaacaattgcaaaaagtgTCACTGGGAAATGTAAAAATGTCAGTGCAATGTGAAAAAGGGAAAACTGAAGTATTCGGTGCTTCGTCTGGTGCGGCTCTACCGAATGAACTAAAGCAATTGAGCCTGACGAAAATTACTAAGCAGTTACCTAATCTGCAGAAAGAGTTGATAAAGACGCGAAAGCAGCTGGAATCGATGAGTGAACAATTGACAGATTTGTCGGGCGAAAACCAAAAGCTTCGATTGATTAAAATAGACGACATCAGGGAGTCGACGGAAGCCGTCAACGAACTGTTGGAAAAAATGAATGTTACACAAAAGGAATTCGAAAAAGTGCGCCAAGAATTGCCGCAATCGAGCGAAGAAATCAGTCGTTGGTTGCTTTCCATTGACGCCGATCTTCAGATTGAATTAACAAAGGCCAAGCAGCAAAGAAATGCAATGGAAAAAAGACTATTCGAACaaagaattgaaaataaaaaattgaaaaaacagTTGCGACGATTTAAGGTAAACGAGCGAAAAACAATAGAAGAACAAAGCAAAAGCCGCAAAAATATAGATATCTGGAAGAAGAGAGCTGAATTTGCACGCGAAGAGACGCAGAGAACAAGGGACGCTCTGCTTACGCAAATACATGAGCTTCATAAGGATAAAGACGTACTAAACGGGGAAAAGATGGCGATGgaaaagaaacagaaagaTCGCGAAGAAAGAATCTTGCAGTTGAACGAGCAATTGAAGAAGAAATCGCAGCAACTCAATGACTCGCAGCAATCGAATGTGAGTCTGAGCGAAATAATGGAACGCCTGCAATTGGATCAATCGGTGCGAGACCAGAACGAGGTGAAGGCGAAGGAGGATCGAATGGTTATTCAGCATAGCCTCCAATCGATGACGGCCGCGCTCCAAGTTGCGAATTCAAAGCTGAAGAAATCCCAATGCGAAATTCAATGTATGGAAGAGAAAACTACAGagttaaatttagaaattggCGGCCTCAATCTGAATATATCGCAGGCCAAAGTGCGTGAGACAGCGCTTAAGGAATCGCTTGAGAAGACCAATCAAAAGGTATGCGAACTCAaggaaaaaatcaaatatgcaCGAGCGCAACGTGAAGAATGCGAACATAGCAAGAGTTTGATTAAAATGCTTAACACCGatttaaataaactgcaaTCGAGTTACGATAAACAACATTTCAGCATTAACACAATGTTAACTCGTATGCAACAACTTCAAAACGACTGTCAAACTTTGCAGGATCAAAATCAGGAATTGCAACAATATATTGACTCTGCAAATGAACGCGAGAAAACACTTTGTACATCGCTCGCAACGATCAACAAAGAATTCGAATTGGAGCGTGCCAATAACATTGCGCTTAAAATCGAATTAGAAACTAATCAGATCACTTTGGAGCAAACTCGCAATCATTCTAAGCTACTCGGTGATCTTCAAGAGCGTTACAACGCACTCAAATCGGCAGCGAATGCCGATGAAAAGGAGAATGTTGAAAAGATCGCTAGACTTCGCAACAAATTGCGCAAAATAGATATGTTGAACGATCGTTACCTTAAAGCATTAAATTATTGGAAAAGTCATGCAGAGGATTTGAAAAACGAAATCGAGTGTCAGAAACAGAAGCTGTCAcaggcaaataaattt ACTCAGACAGTTTTCTCTGGATGTGATCCAGACAACAGCTGCTAA